CGAGTCGAAGGGGATGGGAAGGTGTCTATCGTTCCTAACTGCCCCAGTCTGACTATCTAGGATGACTGGTGTCACCGCGCTTGTCAATTCTCATCGTAGGTCCTTTTCCCCAAATTGGGCCGGTTTTTGACACTCCTCGCGGAACGGCATCGGATTCCGGGAAACGGTTGGCGTTGGCAGTGGTCTAGCCCGGATGATTGGCGGCGCAAGTTGGTGTACCGTCAGAAAAGACCCAACTTAGGGAGTGCCCGGTAGCAGTGACCACGACGTGGTCGTTATCCTTGGTTGAACCCATTCCCTACGTTAGACGCTCTTTTGAGGCGGCATCGGTTGAGAAATGCCGGCTAGAGCCGGATTATTCGTTGGAGTGGTAGGCTTTAGCCGATTGCGTGCTGGACCCTTGCTGGATCGGCTAAAGCCTACGACTCCAACGTGCGCAGACTGTTTCTCGACTCATTGCCGTAAGCCAAACGAGGGAATGTGCTTACGGTGCGTTTTCATGAATTCATGAATAACCCTCCACGCCTGCCCCGCGATGACCTGAAGGAACTCGATAGTGAGTTCCTGGAGAATTCGGGCTAGCACTGCGTTTCCCCGAGGCCTCCACGCTATTCGATCCTATCAGGGAGTTTCCTCGATGGTAGGTCTCATCTTGTATTGATCCTTTCTGTCCTTCGCCGCCCCTCTTTTCACGGAGCCAATTTGAACAAGCGTCTGGCGTTTTCGGTTGTTTGCATCGCGAGCTGCTCTGGTGCGGCATCTCGCGTCTTTGCCAGACAACGCAATGTGTGTTCCACTCGCGCCGGTTCATTGGGCCGTTTACCCCGAAACGGTTCGGGACTCAAGTAGGGCGAATCGGTTTCCACGAGCAGGCGGTCGATGGGCACCTTTGTCGCAACTTGACGCAGTTCGTCACTTTTTTTGAACGTCACCATGCCCGCGAAACTGATGTGCAGCCCTAGGTCCAGACACTCCTCGGCAAGTCGCAGATCGCCGGTAAACGAGTGCATCACGCCGGGCGGCACGGTGCTTTGGCGACGCAGTTGTTCGACGATCAAATCGCCGCTTTCACGCATGTGAATCACCATCGGCAGCGAGGTATCGCGACAGAGTTGCAAATGACGGTCGAAGTATTCGTGCTGCATTGCAATCGGCGTGTCGTCCCAGTAGCAATCGATGCCGGTTTCACCAATCGCACAGACACCCGGCGATTTCGCCAGTTCGAGAATCGTGTCCCAGTCTTCGGGTGTTGCTTCCGCAGCCGAGTTGGGCTGGATGCCGACGGTCGCAAACAGGAAACCGGGGTACTCGGCGGCCAATTCGACGGCGCGACGGCTCGTTGCTGCATCGATGCCGATCACGTTGATGCCAACCACGCCCGCCGTTTTGGCTCTTCCGATCACGTCCTCCATCTCGTCGCCGAAGGCGCCCGTATTCAGATGCGAGTGGGTGTCAAAAAGCGAGAGAGTCATACCGACCAAAAGAAACGAGTGAGGTGATAGAAGACTGGGGCCGCGAAACAGATCGTATCGATTTGGTCGAGGAGTCCCGCGTGACCTTGGACCAGTGTGCCGGTGTCGGTCACACCACGGTCACGCTTGATGGCACTCATCGTCATGGTCCCAGCACACGCCATCACGGTGACGACGGCACCCAGCGTCCAGGCTTCCCAAGGTTGAAAGGGAGTCGCCCAGGATAGAGCGGCAGCGACCAAACCGGTGGTGACCATCGA
This window of the Novipirellula artificiosorum genome carries:
- a CDS encoding TatD family hydrolase, yielding MTLSLFDTHSHLNTGAFGDEMEDVIGRAKTAGVVGINVIGIDAATSRRAVELAAEYPGFLFATVGIQPNSAAEATPEDWDTILELAKSPGVCAIGETGIDCYWDDTPIAMQHEYFDRHLQLCRDTSLPMVIHMRESGDLIVEQLRRQSTVPPGVMHSFTGDLRLAEECLDLGLHISFAGMVTFKKSDELRQVATKVPIDRLLVETDSPYLSPEPFRGKRPNEPARVEHTLRCLAKTRDAAPEQLAMQTTENARRLFKLAP